CCCCATGCCGGCGCATATACCGTCGTCAACCAGTTTTTCCCGCCGGCAGCAAAATCGCCGGTTTTTGTGAAAAAGCAATGCAATCATTGCCTGGAACCGGCCTGCGTGTCGGCCTGTTTTGTCAAAGCACTTAAAAAATCGGAAACAGGCGCCGTCATATACGACCCTTCCCTGTGTGTCGGCTGCCGGTATTGCATGATCGCCTGTGCGTTCAACATCCCGGCATACGAGTACAATGACCCGGTCACCCCAAAAGTGACCATGTGCACCCTTTGCCAGCCGAGAATTCAAAAAGGGCTGATACCCGCATGCGTTGAGATCTGCCCGCAAGAAGCCTTAACTTTCGGTACCCGCAAAGATCTGATCAATATCGCCCGGCAACGAATTCAAGGTTATCCGGACCGCTATGTGGATCATATCTACGGAGAACATGAAATGGGCGGCTGCAACTGGTTATATATCTCAAACGTCCGGTTCAGGGATATCGGCATGAGCGAAGATCTCGGCATCATTGCGGCCCCTCAATTGACTTCGGGCCCACTGGCTATGCTTTCCATTGTTGTTATTACGGGGTTCGTTTTTCTGACAGGAATTTATGCGATTTCAAAACGTAAAGACCTGACCGCAAACGAGGAGAAACAATCCGCCGTCAACCGTATCGCCAATGATGCCCAGGCTGAAATCAATCAAATGGTTGTCCAATTAAAGGAAAAATCCAAAAAGGATAAGGAAGCCGCTGTAAAACAAGAAGTAAAAAAAGCAGTAGAAGAAGCTTTAAAACAGGTGGGAGAAAATTCAGGAACCC
This Candidatus Desulfatibia profunda DNA region includes the following protein-coding sequences:
- a CDS encoding 4Fe-4S dicluster domain-containing protein, coding for MGFTRRQFFAWMGATIGNGFLVSTHSQAAAAKLFSGYPGSLGVLHDISRCIGCRKCEATCNRVNELPPPERPFDDLKVLNLKRRPHAGAYTVVNQFFPPAAKSPVFVKKQCNHCLEPACVSACFVKALKKSETGAVIYDPSLCVGCRYCMIACAFNIPAYEYNDPVTPKVTMCTLCQPRIQKGLIPACVEICPQEALTFGTRKDLINIARQRIQGYPDRYVDHIYGEHEMGGCNWLYISNVRFRDIGMSEDLGIIAAPQLTSGPLAMLSIVVITGFVFLTGIYAISKRKDLTANEEKQSAVNRIANDAQAEINQMVVQLKEKSKKDKEAAVKQEVKKAVEEALKQVGENSGTQVSSQSLGTIRSEEQERR